In the genome of Bradyrhizobium arachidis, one region contains:
- a CDS encoding metallophosphoesterase family protein yields the protein MKIAFISDIHGNFEALTAVLAELDRMRVTEIFCVGDVVGYYSQVNECCDELKRRDIKSLLGNHDWYLGFGGFCIRSKSVNECLVYQRKVITPENLNWLRTFRVHMQVGDAQAVHGGWSDPIDEYLREPDEAYFARLSGSIFVSGHTHVQSVHHFGGKSYCNPGSVGQPRDGDPRAAFATFDGKSFELHRVEYNMPKVFELMEAAGFNDYYYGGLKTGANRLRRLED from the coding sequence ATGAAAATAGCGTTCATCTCTGACATCCATGGGAATTTCGAGGCGCTGACGGCGGTTCTCGCCGAGCTCGACCGCATGCGCGTCACCGAGATCTTCTGCGTCGGCGACGTGGTCGGATACTATTCCCAGGTGAACGAATGCTGCGACGAGCTGAAAAGGCGCGACATCAAAAGCCTTCTTGGCAACCATGACTGGTACCTGGGCTTTGGGGGCTTTTGCATTCGATCCAAGAGCGTCAACGAATGTCTGGTCTATCAGCGGAAGGTGATCACGCCCGAGAATCTGAACTGGCTAAGGACGTTTCGGGTGCACATGCAGGTGGGGGACGCTCAAGCCGTACATGGCGGATGGTCGGACCCGATCGATGAATACCTAAGGGAGCCCGACGAAGCCTATTTTGCGCGCCTGTCCGGCAGCATCTTTGTCAGCGGCCATACCCACGTGCAAAGTGTGCATCACTTCGGCGGCAAGAGCTATTGCAACCCCGGATCGGTCGGACAACCGCGCGACGGTGATCCACGGGCGGCGTTCGCGACTTTCGACGGCAAGAGCTTCGAACTGCATCGGGTCGAGTACAACATGCCAAAGGTATTCGAGCTGATGGAAGCTGCAGGCTTCAATGACTACTACTACGGCGGACTGAAGACCGGCGCGAACCGGCTTCGACGGCTCGAGGATTGA
- a CDS encoding class I SAM-dependent methyltransferase, translating into MSQMRDYNRELNDTGNVDNQKYAYQFDFDVMQPFMIRSFAPFFRGESLLELGSYTGEFTKRFLPFFKDITCVEASDVAIAEAKSRFGSRIEFINSTFETVQLPRRYDNIVMTHVLEHLDDPQLVLRLINEKWLSENGRLFLACPNAHAPSRQIAVKMGLISHNSAITPAEAEHGHRITYSLDTLERDAVAAGLNVIHRSGVFFKALANFQWDRLLQTDIISEAYLEGAYKLGQQYPDLCSSIFLVCEPGRSKA; encoded by the coding sequence ATGTCGCAAATGAGAGACTACAATCGCGAGCTGAACGACACTGGTAACGTGGACAATCAGAAATACGCGTACCAGTTCGATTTCGATGTGATGCAGCCATTCATGATCCGGTCCTTTGCGCCCTTCTTCAGAGGCGAAAGTCTTCTCGAGCTGGGAAGCTACACCGGCGAATTCACCAAGAGGTTTCTGCCTTTCTTCAAGGATATAACCTGCGTCGAAGCATCGGATGTCGCGATTGCGGAAGCCAAGAGCCGTTTCGGCTCCAGGATCGAGTTCATCAACTCGACATTCGAAACCGTGCAATTGCCGAGGCGATACGACAATATCGTGATGACCCACGTTCTCGAGCATCTTGACGATCCCCAACTCGTCTTGCGCTTGATCAACGAAAAGTGGCTTTCAGAAAATGGGAGATTGTTCTTGGCATGCCCGAATGCGCATGCCCCATCGAGACAGATTGCGGTCAAGATGGGACTGATCTCGCACAACTCCGCCATTACTCCTGCGGAAGCTGAGCACGGGCACCGCATCACCTATTCGTTGGATACGTTGGAGCGTGATGCGGTTGCGGCGGGGCTCAATGTGATCCATCGCTCCGGGGTGTTTTTCAAGGCCCTGGCCAACTTCCAGTGGGATCGCTTGCTGCAGACGGACATCATTTCCGAAGCCTATCTCGAGGGCGCCTACAAATTGGGCCAGCAGTATCCGGATCTATGCTCGAGCATTTTCTTGGTTTGCGAACCTGGACGATCAAAAGCCTGA
- a CDS encoding glycosyltransferase family 25 protein translates to MKNFVVNLDRQPEKFERFLKRNEGCGIAFERFPAVDGLKLTDEEVMAMGIVAPGSRFAPGAVGGTASMSRIWKMVAEQDQPALVFEDDCTIRHDILARLKTLLPSLGDWDILVLGCNIDSVLDIELAPGMKSMMVFRPQRPDDVSDAAFQRATSQVAAFRLNCCFGPGGYVLSPAGARRMYPYWLPMDNRLVTIEALGNRAMTTYGADMMGNSIYRFVKAYTCLAPLVVPRNDNATSTTQSHIPSAARVWG, encoded by the coding sequence ATGAAGAACTTCGTCGTTAATCTCGATCGCCAGCCGGAGAAATTCGAAAGATTCCTGAAGCGGAATGAAGGCTGCGGAATCGCCTTCGAACGTTTCCCAGCTGTTGACGGATTGAAATTGACCGATGAGGAAGTCATGGCGATGGGGATTGTCGCTCCCGGTTCGCGGTTCGCCCCGGGCGCGGTCGGCGGTACCGCCTCGATGTCGCGGATATGGAAGATGGTTGCCGAGCAGGATCAGCCGGCCCTCGTGTTTGAGGACGATTGCACGATCCGTCACGACATTCTCGCGCGCCTGAAGACGCTTCTGCCGTCGCTTGGCGACTGGGATATCCTGGTACTCGGCTGCAATATAGATTCGGTACTCGATATTGAGCTGGCGCCAGGCATGAAGTCGATGATGGTCTTTCGGCCTCAGCGCCCGGATGACGTGAGCGACGCCGCTTTCCAGCGAGCGACGTCCCAGGTTGCGGCCTTCAGGCTGAACTGCTGTTTTGGCCCGGGCGGGTACGTACTATCCCCTGCAGGAGCGCGGAGAATGTATCCGTATTGGCTCCCGATGGACAACCGGCTGGTGACCATCGAGGCGCTTGGCAACCGCGCAATGACGACGTACGGGGCCGATATGATGGGGAACAGCATCTATCGCTTCGTCAAGGCGTATACTTGTCTCGCACCGCTTGTGGTGCCCCGCAACGATAATGCGACCTCAACGACTCAAAGTCATATCCCGAGTGCGGCGCGGGTTTGGGGTTAG
- a CDS encoding NAD-dependent epimerase/dehydratase family protein has translation MRVLLVGGTSSLAQTLIPLLRERCELLTAGRKGCDVELDLCSRDIQIPDGIDCVVNLAAAFGGKEPTDILQTMDVNVLGVMKLCHASSKAGAKHLVHISSIFSDLGSASPFFGAYSLSKRHSEDVAQFCGREFHLPVAVLKPSQIYGVGPGFRRHQPFLYTIMDKAQGHEDINLFGSIDPLRNFIHAQDVAKIISAVIAKKIEGTYPCVHPDNVTYSQIAAAAISAFESKSKVAFLKDKPDIPSNGFACDETLFRLLDYFPRISTAQGMQMEAAHRRQAS, from the coding sequence ATGAGAGTCCTGCTCGTTGGGGGGACCTCTTCGCTGGCTCAGACGCTCATCCCGCTTCTTCGTGAACGGTGCGAGCTGTTGACGGCTGGGCGCAAGGGCTGCGATGTCGAATTGGACTTGTGTTCGCGCGACATTCAAATTCCTGACGGAATCGACTGCGTCGTGAATCTGGCCGCGGCTTTCGGCGGCAAGGAACCGACCGACATCCTGCAAACGATGGATGTCAACGTGCTTGGTGTGATGAAGCTCTGCCATGCCAGCTCGAAGGCGGGCGCAAAGCACCTTGTGCACATCTCCAGCATTTTTTCGGATCTCGGGAGCGCGTCTCCCTTCTTCGGCGCTTACTCACTCTCAAAGAGGCATTCGGAAGACGTCGCGCAGTTTTGCGGCCGGGAATTCCACCTGCCGGTCGCGGTCCTGAAGCCGTCCCAGATTTATGGTGTGGGACCAGGGTTTCGAAGGCATCAGCCATTCCTGTACACCATCATGGACAAGGCCCAGGGCCATGAAGACATCAATCTGTTTGGCTCGATTGACCCTTTGCGGAACTTCATTCACGCGCAGGACGTAGCCAAAATCATCTCGGCCGTCATTGCGAAGAAGATTGAAGGCACCTACCCTTGCGTGCACCCCGACAATGTCACCTACTCGCAAATTGCGGCGGCGGCCATTTCCGCTTTCGAGAGCAAAAGCAAGGTCGCCTTCCTGAAAGACAAGCCTGACATCCCGAGCAATGGCTTTGCTTGTGACGAGACGCTGTTCCGACTGCTCGACTATTTTCCCCGCATCTCCACGGCGCAGGGAATGCAGATGGAAGCGGCTCATCGAAGGCAGGCGTCATGA
- a CDS encoding class I SAM-dependent methyltransferase encodes MATSNQLDVHVAAYQGKNIYDFDNEIVLTWYPKRIAHVVKDPRSVLDLGLGHGFATEIFSDRCARHVVLEGSPAVIQNFKLKFPDNRSEVIETYFEEFDTKERFDLIVMGFILEHVDDPLVILKRFRKFLTPTGKLFVAVPNAEVMNRRLGHLAGMLPDMEALSENDLLLGHQRYFTVSSLTKLVSDAGYKIEKLEGIYLKPLATSQILALNLADNIIQALCEIGIDYPELSCGMLAQLTPVDPARS; translated from the coding sequence TTGGCCACGAGCAATCAACTGGACGTCCATGTCGCGGCCTATCAAGGCAAGAACATCTACGATTTCGACAACGAAATTGTGCTGACCTGGTATCCGAAACGGATTGCTCACGTCGTCAAGGATCCGCGCTCCGTTCTGGATCTGGGACTGGGGCATGGTTTTGCCACCGAGATTTTTTCGGACCGATGCGCGCGCCATGTCGTTCTTGAAGGCTCTCCCGCCGTCATCCAGAACTTCAAGCTGAAATTTCCGGACAACAGAAGCGAAGTCATCGAAACCTACTTCGAGGAGTTCGATACCAAGGAACGATTCGACCTCATTGTCATGGGGTTCATCCTCGAGCATGTCGACGACCCCCTTGTGATCTTGAAGCGTTTCAGAAAGTTCCTGACACCTACAGGTAAGCTCTTTGTCGCGGTCCCGAACGCCGAGGTCATGAACCGGAGGCTGGGACATCTGGCGGGGATGCTGCCCGACATGGAGGCTCTCTCGGAGAACGATCTCCTCCTCGGGCATCAGCGCTACTTTACGGTCAGCTCACTCACCAAGCTGGTGAGCGATGCCGGTTACAAGATCGAAAAACTGGAAGGTATCTATCTAAAACCCCTCGCGACCAGTCAGATCCTGGCGCTGAATCTCGCGGACAACATCATTCAGGCCCTGTGCGAGATCGGAATTGACTACCCGGAACTGTCCTGCGGGATGCTGGCCCAGCTCACTCCAGTCGATCCGGCGCGATCATGA
- a CDS encoding dTDP-glucose 4,6-dehydratase — translation MRTILVTGGAGFIGANLVHYLMEKYPLDRVVVLDALTYAGAVENLPHDMVRLHDSRGSLWYGDVCNAALVDTLVAEADVVIHLAAETHVTRSIHDSLQFFQTDVLGTQTLANAVARFGRNIKRFIHVSTSEVYGNAVSDMMDENHPLNPMSPYASAKCGADRLIYSYWATYNIPVVIVRPFNNFGPMQHLEKLVPRFITSAMLDEPLTVHGGGVAARDFVYVEDTCRAIDLVLQAPGELVHGEVFNVATGQHRTINEIAHDIISKMNYSPAKIEFVGDRPGQVVRHTGDWSKINRVLGWKPSFSWQDGLSRTIDWYRENTERWSRQLWLRRIPITSASGKKEYH, via the coding sequence ATGCGCACTATTCTGGTTACCGGGGGTGCAGGGTTTATCGGTGCAAACCTGGTTCACTACCTCATGGAGAAGTATCCTCTCGATAGGGTCGTGGTCCTCGACGCGCTGACCTATGCGGGCGCCGTCGAAAATCTTCCGCACGATATGGTTCGCTTGCACGATTCTCGCGGGTCACTCTGGTACGGCGATGTTTGCAACGCCGCACTGGTCGACACGCTTGTGGCAGAAGCCGACGTGGTGATCCATCTGGCGGCAGAGACCCACGTCACGCGCTCGATTCACGATAGCCTCCAGTTCTTCCAAACTGACGTGCTGGGGACTCAGACGCTGGCGAATGCTGTTGCCAGGTTCGGGCGCAACATCAAACGCTTTATCCACGTCTCGACATCCGAGGTGTATGGAAATGCGGTTTCGGACATGATGGATGAAAACCATCCGCTGAATCCGATGAGCCCTTACGCAAGCGCCAAATGCGGTGCCGACCGGCTGATCTATTCTTATTGGGCGACCTACAATATTCCCGTCGTGATCGTTCGGCCTTTCAACAATTTCGGCCCGATGCAGCATCTCGAAAAGCTCGTCCCGCGCTTCATAACCAGCGCGATGCTCGACGAGCCGCTGACGGTTCACGGCGGTGGCGTGGCCGCCCGCGATTTCGTCTACGTTGAGGATACCTGCCGCGCGATCGATCTTGTCCTTCAGGCCCCCGGCGAGCTCGTCCATGGCGAAGTCTTCAATGTCGCGACCGGCCAACACCGCACGATCAACGAGATCGCCCACGACATCATATCCAAGATGAATTATTCGCCCGCCAAGATCGAATTTGTCGGCGACCGGCCCGGACAGGTCGTGAGACATACCGGTGATTGGTCGAAGATCAATCGCGTGCTCGGCTGGAAACCAAGCTTCTCCTGGCAGGATGGCCTCAGCCGGACGATCGATTGGTATCGCGAAAATACCGAGCGCTGGTCGCGACAGCTTTGGCTGCGGAGAATCCCGATCACGTCGGCGTCCGGAAAGAAAGAGTATCACTAG
- a CDS encoding glycosylase produces MLQWEKLGKLFDPRDHKDHPWMREFAQSPSVLILDDVIRVYFCSRPAPDELGQYKSYIAFIELDRRTPTRVVRICNEPVMRLGGCGTFDEFGTNPVSVIRHDNQIRAYYAGWTRCESVPFNAAIGIAISNDNGESFERVGQGPVLSYTPDEPFLLGSPRIRRFNGQWYLWYVAGKRWLKTSGRPEPVYKIRMATSSDGLSWRKAGVDLIEDRLGENECQAGADVIERAGRFHMFYSYRQSQNYKGREGGYRIGYAVSEDLVNWKRNDAVAGMEVSAEGWDSEMVNYGHVFGLDGETYMIYQGNEMGRAGIGLARLQNSPDWFKP; encoded by the coding sequence ATGCTGCAATGGGAAAAGCTTGGAAAGCTCTTTGACCCCCGCGACCACAAGGATCATCCTTGGATGCGCGAATTCGCGCAATCTCCGAGCGTCCTGATTCTCGACGATGTCATCAGAGTCTATTTTTGCTCGAGGCCTGCGCCGGACGAGCTCGGCCAATACAAGAGCTACATTGCGTTCATCGAGTTGGACCGAAGAACGCCGACGCGGGTGGTTCGGATTTGCAACGAACCGGTGATGAGGCTCGGCGGGTGCGGAACCTTCGACGAATTCGGAACGAATCCGGTCTCGGTGATCCGGCACGACAACCAGATCCGTGCGTATTATGCGGGGTGGACGCGATGCGAGTCGGTCCCCTTTAACGCCGCGATCGGCATCGCCATCAGCAACGACAATGGCGAATCCTTTGAGAGGGTTGGCCAAGGACCGGTCCTTTCATACACCCCGGATGAACCGTTTCTCCTGGGAAGCCCGCGGATTCGAAGATTCAACGGCCAATGGTACCTCTGGTACGTCGCGGGCAAGCGGTGGCTGAAGACTTCGGGCAGGCCCGAGCCGGTCTACAAAATTCGCATGGCCACCTCCTCCGACGGATTGAGCTGGCGAAAGGCGGGCGTCGACCTGATCGAAGACAGGCTGGGTGAAAACGAATGCCAGGCGGGCGCCGACGTCATCGAACGGGCCGGCCGTTTTCACATGTTCTATTCCTATCGGCAAAGCCAGAACTACAAGGGCCGGGAAGGCGGATATCGCATTGGCTACGCTGTTTCCGAGGATCTCGTGAACTGGAAGAGAAATGACGCGGTCGCGGGAATGGAAGTTTCCGCCGAGGGCTGGGATTCTGAAATGGTGAACTATGGCCACGTGTTCGGTTTGGACGGCGAGACGTACATGATCTATCAGGGAAATGAGATGGGCCGCGCAGGCATCGGTTTGGCTCGCCTGCAAAACTCCCCGGATTGGTTCAAGCCATGA
- a CDS encoding WbqC family protein — MKLAIMQPYFLPYIGYYQLIAAVDVFVVYDNIKYTKKGWINRNRMLVNGKDVLFSLSLKKDSDALDIRHRELAADFDRAKLLNQWRGAYRTAPFFKETFPLLEEIVGFQDPNLFRYIFNSLRMTCEHLGLKTALKISSEIPIDHSLKFQDKVLALCEAMGARKYINAIGGLELYDPNAFGARGVEFRALRTRPFPYEQFGQAQVPYLSIVDLLMFNSVAKLREVIAGNYDLVGGACSEPPDLLPQV; from the coding sequence ATGAAACTCGCGATCATGCAGCCGTATTTTCTTCCCTACATCGGCTACTATCAGCTCATTGCTGCGGTCGATGTTTTTGTCGTCTACGACAACATCAAATATACCAAGAAGGGATGGATCAACCGCAACCGGATGCTGGTCAACGGAAAGGATGTCCTGTTTTCACTTTCGTTGAAGAAGGATTCCGATGCCCTGGATATTCGTCACAGGGAATTGGCGGCCGATTTCGATCGTGCAAAGCTGCTCAATCAGTGGCGGGGAGCCTATCGCACCGCGCCTTTCTTCAAGGAGACCTTTCCGCTCCTGGAAGAGATTGTCGGTTTTCAGGACCCCAATCTATTTCGCTATATCTTCAATTCGCTGCGCATGACCTGCGAGCATCTGGGCTTAAAGACCGCCCTCAAGATCTCGTCCGAGATTCCCATCGACCATTCGCTCAAGTTTCAGGACAAGGTCCTTGCATTGTGCGAAGCGATGGGGGCGCGAAAGTATATCAACGCGATTGGCGGCCTGGAGCTCTATGATCCCAACGCTTTTGGAGCCCGTGGAGTCGAATTTAGAGCTCTCCGAACAAGGCCGTTTCCCTACGAACAATTCGGCCAGGCTCAGGTGCCGTATCTTTCGATTGTCGATCTGCTGATGTTCAATTCGGTGGCCAAGCTCAGGGAAGTCATAGCCGGCAACTATGACCTGGTTGGAGGCGCTTGCTCCGAACCGCCGGATTTGCTCCCCCAGGTGTAG
- a CDS encoding ATP-grasp domain-containing protein: MKLIGTSIYTDSVASGFCDVFERVPRTDAPDYLDCLLALLRKHRVDVAIPGIDADMYKWADRLAEIESTGTRVVLNSPDLISRCSDKWAFYQRQLELKLPYAIPSHLEMDFDFLKEKCGLPFLLKPRRGFGSKGIVVVATAEQFAGIDPATKPTLMAQPIVGRDDEEFTVSAFCDGRGRYSAIMALRRKLSKDGFTEKAEVVDEAEFSEAVRDLCQAFSPVGPTNFQFRRTNHGLKLLEINPRISSSTSIRAAFGYNEALMAVDMAIDNQMPVQPDIRRGRAVRYTEDHIFYENSVHL, from the coding sequence ATGAAGCTGATCGGCACCTCGATCTATACCGACTCGGTGGCATCAGGGTTCTGCGACGTCTTTGAACGGGTGCCCAGGACGGATGCGCCGGACTACCTCGATTGCCTTCTCGCGCTGCTGCGCAAGCATCGCGTCGACGTGGCGATCCCCGGCATCGATGCAGACATGTACAAATGGGCGGACCGACTGGCCGAGATTGAATCGACCGGGACCAGGGTCGTCCTGAATTCACCCGATCTAATCTCCAGATGCTCCGACAAATGGGCATTTTACCAGCGCCAGCTCGAACTGAAGCTGCCCTATGCGATCCCGAGCCATCTGGAAATGGACTTCGATTTTCTCAAGGAGAAATGCGGCCTGCCGTTTCTGCTGAAACCTCGCCGGGGTTTTGGCTCCAAGGGAATCGTGGTGGTCGCAACTGCGGAGCAATTTGCCGGGATCGATCCCGCGACAAAGCCGACCTTGATGGCCCAGCCCATCGTCGGACGCGACGACGAGGAATTCACGGTGTCCGCGTTTTGCGATGGCCGTGGACGCTATTCGGCGATCATGGCGCTTCGACGGAAGCTCTCCAAGGACGGGTTCACGGAAAAGGCCGAGGTTGTCGACGAGGCGGAGTTTTCCGAAGCGGTTCGGGATCTATGTCAGGCGTTCTCTCCGGTCGGACCGACCAATTTTCAATTTCGCAGGACCAACCACGGCCTGAAGCTGCTCGAGATCAATCCGAGGATATCTTCGTCCACGTCGATACGCGCCGCCTTTGGATACAACGAAGCACTGATGGCGGTCGACATGGCCATCGACAACCAGATGCCGGTCCAGCCGGACATCAGGCGCGGTCGAGCCGTCCGCTATACGGAGGATCATATCTTCTATGAAAATAGCGTTCATCTCTGA